A window of Malania oleifera isolate guangnan ecotype guangnan chromosome 5, ASM2987363v1, whole genome shotgun sequence contains these coding sequences:
- the LOC131156483 gene encoding pentatricopeptide repeat-containing protein At4g21065-like gives MEITTMSQAMQLHARILKSGSGSPENTTHELIKLFTFSALSGNLTYASHVLDSLPTQPSSYFYNTMIRAYSQSPDPTRALHFFLFMHRQQLRPSGPAPRPDKFTYPFVLKACSRSRRTRLGRQVHGLIYKSDLESDRFIRNSLIHMYSGCGESGLAEKVFDGMSDRDVVSWTSMIDGLVDDDRPLEAVRMFQQMLDDRIEPNEATIVSVLRACADTGALSIGRRMHALVDEKREIGLKANVNTALIDMYAKCGCIDSAMRLFNSIGRKDVFAWTAMISGLASHGQCQDATELFDQMEQLGLKPDERTITAVLSACRNVGRVTKGYAYFKSMRRKYGVRPTLQHYGCVVDLLSRGGRLNDAEELIRKMPIKPDAVLWRTLIWACKIHGDIDRGERLMKHLDHIDSTDCGSYVLLGNMYASTGKWHDKARVRKLMNHRGLVKPPGCSRIEVNGLLHEFTAGDSTHVEAEKIYGKMDEIEERLREEGYHPKLSEVLLDIEDEEKAFQLRHHSERLAVAFGLIKLSPGAEIRIVKNLRSCEDCHTVMKLISKIYQREVMVRDRIRYHHFRNGECSCRDYW, from the coding sequence atggaaATCACTACCATGAGCCAAGCGATGCAGCTCCACGCCCGGATTCTGAAATCCGGGTCCGGATCGCCGGAAAACACCACCCACGAGCTCATAAAGCTCTTCACCTTCTCCGCTCTTTCGGGAAACCTCACCTACGCGAGCCACGTCCTCGACTCCCTCCCAACCCAACCAAGCTCCTACTTCTACAACACTATGATCCGGGCCTACTCCCAATCCCCCGACCCGACCCGCGCCCTCCACTTCTTTCTCTTTATGCACCGGCAACAGCTCCGCCCGTCCGGCCCGGCCCCTCGACCCGACAAATTCACTTACCCCTTTGTCCTCAAGGCTTGCAGCCGGTCGAGGCGGACCCGTCTGGGGAGACAAGTGCATGGGCTGATTTACAAGTCGGATCTTGAATCGGATCGGTTTATCCGAAACTCTCTGATTCATATGTACTCGGGCTGTGGAGAGTCGGGTCTTGCAGAGAAGGTGTTCGATGGAATGTCTGACAGAGATGTAGTGTCTTGGACTTCGATGATTGATGGGTTGGTCGATGACGATCGGCCCCTTGAGGCTGTTAGGATGTTTCAACAAATGCTCGACGATAGGATCGAACCAAATGAAGCGACAATTGTTTCGGTTCTCAGAGCTTGCGCGGACACGGGGGCTTTAAGCATTGGCCGGAGAATGCATGCTCTTGTTGATGAAAAAAGAGAGATTGGTTTAAAGGCCAATGTTAACACAGCTCTAATTGACATGTATGCGAAATGTGGGTGCATAGACAGCGCCATGCGGCTGTTCAATTCGATTGGGAGGAAGGATGTTTTCGCTTGGACTGCTATGATCTCTGGCCTTGCTAGCCATGGGCAGTGTCAAGATGCTACTGAATTGTTTGATCAAATGGAACAGCTTGGTTTAAAACCAGATGAAAGGACTATAACTGCAGTTCTATCAGCATGTAGAAATGTAGGTCGGGTTACCAAAGGCTATGCTTATTTTAAGAGTATGCGAAGGAAGTATGGAGTAAGGCCCACACTTCAGCACTATGGATGCGTAGTAGACCTCCTCTCTAGGGGCGGACGCCTAAATGATGCTGAAGAGTTAATTAGAAAGATGCCCATTAAGCCTGATGCTGTTCTGTGGAGAACCCTTATATGGGCATGTAAAATTCACGGAGACATCGATCGGGGTGAGCGCTTGATGAAGCATCTTGATCATATTGATTCTACTGATTGTGGGAGTTATGTACTTCTTGGCAATATGTATGCTTCAACGGGAAAGTGGCATGACAAGGCAAGGGTGAGAAAGTTGATGAATCACAGAGGACTTGTGAAGCCACCAGGCTGTAGTAGGATTGAGGTGAATGGGCTGCTCCATGAGTTTACTGCAGGGGATTCTACTCATGTTGAAGCAGAAAAGATATATGGGAAAATGGATGAAATAGAGGAGCGGTTAAGGGAAGAAGGGTATCATCCAAAGTTATCAGAGGTGTTGCTCGACATTGAGGACGAGGAGAAAGCTTTTCAACTGCGTCACCACAGTGAAAGGCTAGCTGTTGCCTTTGGACTGATCAAGTTAAGCCCAGGAGCTGAAATTCGGATTGTCAAAAACTTACGATCCTGCGAGGATTGTCACACTGTCATGAAGTTAATCTCCAAGATATACCAAAGAGAGGTAATGGTAAGGGACCGGATACGATACCACCATTTCAGGAATGGGGAATGCTCTTGCAGAGATTACTGGTAA